A genome region from Aureibaculum sp. 2308TA14-22 includes the following:
- a CDS encoding type IX secretion system membrane protein PorP/SprF, producing the protein MGYAYDYTTTNLGNYNSGTHEVFMQWDIDFSKKNLKSPRFF; encoded by the coding sequence ATAGGTTATGCCTATGATTACACGACAACCAATTTAGGGAACTATAATAGTGGTACCCATGAGGTATTTATGCAATGGGATATAGATTTTTCAAAGAAAAACCTAAAATCACCTAGATTCTTCTAA